The genomic DNA CCGTCAGCGCCAGGTGCGTTTCCTCGGGGAAGGTGAGGGTGTCCACGACGTGGGCCACCACTCCCTCCTGCCCAAGCCGTTGGGCGAGCTGTGACACGTGGGCATCATCGCGAGCGCCCATGAGCACCACGGGCCGGATGTGAGTCATGATTTCCTGGCCACCTTCTTGGTGGCCGGAGCCTTCTTGGCGGCGGGAGTCTTCTTGGTGGCCGGGGTCTTCTTGGCCGCCGGGGTCTTCTTGCTCGGCGCGCGGCCGGGGGCGCCGGGCGGAGCTCCCGCGGCTCCCAGTTGTGCCACGAGCTTCTTGGGCGCCACCGCGCGGTAGCTCTCGTCCAGCCACCGGCGCAGCAGCTCCATGGGGGGCGTGTCCTTGGCACCGAAGCTCGCGGACACCCAGCCGCTCTTGCCCAGGCCGTACCCCGTGGGCTGGGCGAACGGCAGCATCAGCGCCGCTCCATTCGAGTGGGGCAGCTTGACGGACAGGGACAGGCCCTCTCCGCTGAGTGAGAAGAACACGAAGGCCTTGCCCTTGACCTTCACCGTGGGGTGACCCCAGGGAAAGTCCTCCGTGGTCTCGGGGTAGGCGCGGGCCGCCTCTCGCAGGGCCTGCACGAAGGGCTCGAGCCTCTTCATCTCGGGGGGAACCGGCGTCATCGTCATCGGGCACATCTCCTCGCGGCGCCCGGCGACCATACCGCGCGAGGGCTTCCCCTCAGCGCCCCGTTTCCGTGGGGCCGGTGTCCGTGGCTCCCGGTGTCGTCTGGCCTTCGGGAGTCGTACCTGGAGTCCGCGTGGGTGCTGGCTCCTGGCGCGTGTTCGCGGGAGTTCCGGCTCCGGGCTCACCCAGGCTGGCCTCGGCGGCGCGCAGGGCCTGCTCCAGGGCCTGGGCTGCCGGGCCCACCGTGGAGAGGAACTGGTTGGCCAGATGGGTGTTGCGGTTGCGGCTCTCCGCCGCGAGCTTGAGCTGGTTCATCGCCTCGCTCACCCCCCGGCGCGCCTCCTCCAGCTTCTGCTTCGCCTGGAAGAAGGCCACGTCCGCCTTCATCGCCGCCAGGGAGCGGCGCTGCTCGTCCGTCAAGCCGGAGAGGAGCTCGGCCCGCCGC from Melittangium boletus DSM 14713 includes the following:
- a CDS encoding MmcQ/YjbR family DNA-binding protein, with product MTMTPVPPEMKRLEPFVQALREAARAYPETTEDFPWGHPTVKVKGKAFVFFSLSGEGLSLSVKLPHSNGAALMLPFAQPTGYGLGKSGWVSASFGAKDTPPMELLRRWLDESYRAVAPKKLVAQLGAAGAPPGAPGRAPSKKTPAAKKTPATKKTPAAKKAPATKKVARKS